From Mesorhizobium sp. Pch-S:
TCACCTTGTTCGTCAGCCATTTGGGCGTGGTAGACGACCTGAAGCAGGAGGTCGCCAAGTTCCTCGCGCAGATTGTCGATATCATTGCGCGCAATGGCGTCGGCCACCTCGTAGGCTTCTTCGATCGTATAAGGGGCGATGGTCGAGAAATCCTGCTCGATGTCCCAGGGGCAGCCAGTGACCGGCGCACGCAGGGCGGCCATGATCTCGATGAGGCGGGAGATGTCCTTGGATGGTTTCATGGCCAGAGCCTATTCCGCATCGGGCAGAACGGCCAATGCCGCTGAATGGCATTGGCCTCTTGTCCACAATCTCGCGGAACCATCCGGAGCACCGCGCGTCGATTGTGCTTCTCGAATATCGATTCCGATTTCGAAGCGCGCTATTCGAGTACCGAAACAATCGCCTTGGCGAGCTTGTCCAGGCCGTCTTCCGGCAGGCCGGCCACATTGATGCGGCTGTCGCCCACCATATAGACGCCGTGTTCGGTTCGAAGCCGATCGACCTGCGCTTCCGTCAAGCCGAGGCGCGAGAACATGCCACGATGCTCCGCAACGAAATCGAAGCGGTCCGAATTGGACTGCCTGCGCAGCGCCTCCGCGAAAGCGACGCGCAGCCGCAGCATGCGCTGGCGCATTTCCTCAAGCTCGGTCTCCCAGTCGGCGCGCAGCTTCTCGTCCTGCAGCACGATGCGGACCGCAGCAGCGCCATGATCCGGCGGCATCGAATAGAGCGTGCGTGCCGCTGCCAGCATGTGGCTCAGCGCGATGTCTGCTTCCGCGCCGTTCTTCGCCAGGATCATCGCGGCGCCGACACGATCGCGATAGACGGCGAAATTCTTCGAACAGCTCGAAGCGACCAGCATTTCAGGCACTTTGCCGGCGATAAGGCGCAGGCCGGCAGCATCAGCTTCGAGGCCTTCACCGAAACCCTGATAGGCAATGTCGACAAAAGGCAGCAGGCCGCCTTCCACCAACAGATCCGCCACTTTGGCCCACTGCTCGATGGTGAGGTTGGCGCCGGTCGGGTTATGGCAGCAACCGTGCAACAACACCGCGTCGCCCGGCTTGGCGGTCTTCAGCGTCGCCAGCATGTCGTCGAAGCGGACCGAACCGCTTGCCGCATCGAAATAGGGATACTCGGCGATGGTGAGACCAGCTTCCCGCATCATGGGGATGTGGTTCGGCCAGGTCGGATTGGAAATCCAGATCGTGGCGCCTGGCCGGGTACGCTTCAGCAGTTCGGCGGCCAGTCGCAACGCACCGGAACCGCCCGGCGCCTGTGCCGCGCGGATGCGGGTGAGGTCGGCGCCGTCACCGAAAACCAGCCTGGTCATGACTTCATTGAAGGCGAGATCGCCTGCAAGGCCAAGATAGGTCTTTGTGTCCTGGTTCTGCAGAAGCCGCGTTTCGGCCTCGCGCACCGCCCGCATGACTGCCGTCTTGCCGTCACGATCCTTGTAGACGCCCACGCCGAGATCGACTTTGTCGGTGCGCGGATCGGCACGGTAGAGCCCGATCAGGGCAAGAATCTTGTCTGTTGGCGCCGGCTGCAGGTCTTCAAACATCTGAGGCTTTTCCATGGGCATCGCGCCGCCTTTCGGGCGCGCCGGAGTGATACGAAAATCGACCGTGTTAGGCTAGGATTATTGCGCCGGATATTGCATCCGGCTTCAACGGCACTCGCGTGTCCCGCTTTGTATGGGCCAAATTCACTGGATCCATCGGGTGGGGAACAATCTTCGACATCGCGGTCATTTTTGAGAAAGCCATCCCAATTCGGTCTTGAAAATAGCAATCGACAAAATCTACTGAGTTTATAGACTAATGGGAAATGGAGGACGCGATGGCGAATTTCCTGACCCAGGCCGGTACACGAAAGTTCCGCCACCGTGGCATTTCTGTGTCGCCTGCTGGCGGTGCGCTGCTGCCCTATGCGGTTTTCGCCGTGTCTTTCCTTTTTGCAAGCGCCTTCATCTTTGGGCTTGTGCCCTGAACTGATGCGGTCATGTGACCGCCTGCAATTCCAGAGGAGTTGAACCGCCCGCCTGTCCACCACAACAAGGGAGAAGTTGTGATGAGCGTTGTGTTCACTTTTGTATCCCCTGCAAGCACCGATCGATCAAATGCTGCCGCTGAAAGGCATGCAGTCAGAAGCCGGGTCACGCCCGCTTCGGCGTGGCGCGCAGGCTTTCAGTCTTGGCTGTCCGACGGGCAGAGCAACTCGCTTAATGTTGTCGACCGCGCTGTCGCCGGAGAAATCGAACAACAGCAGATTCTGCTGACACACGGCGCCGGCGAACTCGATCCCGTTACCGCAGCGCGCCGGCTGGCGGCATTGCAGCTTCGGCACGGCGGTCGGATTGCGCTTCGGGTGCCTGCGCGCGGACTGGTCGATACCGACCGACAGCCCAGCCATATAGCCTTCTGGCGGCGGATCGACGAATATCTGACGCTTTTGAAGCGCCTGTGGGCGAATGAAAAACCGATCGATCACGAAGGGCCGTTCTACAGTGTCGTGGGCGGCTTCGTGCCGCGCAAGAGTGCGCGCGGCATAGCGGTGCCGATCCGCATGGCGGGATTGTCCGGAACGGCCCTGAACGTTGCGGGAAAACATGCCGACGTCTTCGAACTTGCTGCCATGTCGCCGGACGAGGCCCGTTTGCTGGCCAGCCGGGTTCGTGCGGCGGCAGCGAGGCATGGTCGACAAGGCAAGGTTCGTTTCGCGTTGCCGGTTGTTTTTGACGCTGCAGGACAGGAAACCGCTGCCTCAGGTCAGTCGATCCTGTCGCAAAAGCCGGCCCAGGCTGCTCTTCAGCTGCTGAGCTTCGTCGATGCCGGGGTTTCGGAGTTCATGGTCCGAGGAATCGGGACAGCCGATGGTCTCGACGCTTTCGAACATGTGGTGTCCTTCGTTCAGAACTCCTCGTCACGGCGAGAGGCAGCCTGGGCGGCAAGCGCCGGTGTGGCGGCTGGCCGCTTCGATATGGTGCCGGCCGGCAGCCACTGACGTTCCGCAGTAAGGTATGTACGGCGGCGCGGACTGAAGTTCGCGCCGTTTTCGCTGTCGCGTCTAACGGAAACCCGGTGCCGTGCGCTGCGTCAGTTGTCCCGCGAGTTTGGCAGTCTGATTGCGGATGTCGGGCACTGCGTCGATTTCAAAGAATGTTCCGCGAGTGAGCGGGCCGACGGCAAAGAGACGGTCGGAGGCGCTGCCGCCACGGTCGATCACGGCACAATCCAATGTCACATCGAGGCCAAGCCGCAGTGGATCAGCCCGGGCGAGGCCTCGATCGGTCAGGGACCTGATGACCGCGACCGAGCCGGTCGAGACATCCTTGACGATGCCTGTGCAGTCGTAGATGCGGGCAACCCGCAAGGTTTCTGTATCTCGCGACCTGCGGGGCAGGAGTTTCACCAGCCTGTCGCCATTGTCGGAGGCCGTGCCGACCACGCGTGCGGCGAGCAGCTTCAACTGGCCGGAGCGAACTGCCTGGTTCACGCGAGCATGGATCTGTGGTGGCATGCGATGGCGGTGGATATCCCACCATGCCTTGGTGTGTTCCAGAAACCGCCGCTTTGCGGTGGATGGCCAGTTTTGCCAGATCCGCTGGTTGAACGGCCTCAATCCATCGACCACATCACGCCAGTTGCCGCCGGCTTTTTCCGTCTCGCGGACCAGTTTGTGAAACCAGTCGACGAAATAGGACAGTTCAGTGCCGAGAGGAATGTCGGCACTGTCCAGTTTGATCGGATTGCCTTTCTGGTGCGGCCAAGGCAGCAATCCACGCCGCGAGACGGCCGTTATCTCTCCCTTGTGTCCCCGGTGCTCGAGCGTCAGCCAGGCATCGACCATGCTCAGTCCGGTGCCAAGGATGAGCACGGGCGCGTCCGGATCCAGGGGCGTATCGTCGGCAGAACCCATGCGGACCGCGAAGTTCTGGTCGGGCGCGGGCTCCTGGTCATGACCGGTGGCCAGGACAGCTATATGACCGACAAGGCTGGTGCCATCAGCAAGACGCGCTTCGACACCGGCCGGCGTCGTGACGACGCCGGTACATTCCTGCCTTATCAACCTCAGGCGCCCGGTCGTGCGCTCATCTTCGGCGAGGCGCTCGAGTATGTCCTGCAGATAGCGGCCATAGGTGCTGCGAGATGTGTAAACCGGACCGGTATCGGTCTGAACAAGCTGCTTTTCCTGAAGCCAGCGCCAATAATGGGACGGATCGTCGGGATAGGCACTCATGTTGGTGGCTGCGACGTTCAGCAGGTGATCGGGCAAGGCGGCGGAATAAGCCATGCCCTTGCCGAAGCTTTCGCGGCGTTCGATCACAGTGACACGCAGGCCCGGATCGTTCGAACGCAGCAGATGCGCAGCCAGGATGACGCCACTGGCACCGCCGCCAATTATGATGACGGAATTGCGCGAACGCTCGATCATCGTCGCTCCTCCCTTAAGTCCATAAGAATAGTAAACTTAAGGATGTTTGCGCGAAACGAAATCCTGAAATTACGAGGGAAGATGACAAGCTAGTTCGGTTCATCGGCTCGAAAATGGAATTGCTTTGCTCGGCAAGGCCTGGAAGACGTATAGCCATCCGAACGGGTCGGCTCACCTGCCGACCATATGGGCAACTGGGACGCAGGCTGACCGACTACGCCCCAGAAGACCGGAAGGCTATGCGGTTCTCGGCCCGCGTATCCTGGAATACGTCCAATCCAGAGCCAGCATGATCACAAGCGAAATCCCGACCAGCGGGAAGATGAGGCCGCCGACAAGCAGGATGGCGAGCAGGCCGCGAAACACGCGGTTGTCCCCGGGCTGCGGCGGGACGCCGAGTGAGCCCGATGGCCGTCGCTTCCACCACATGATGCCGGCCGAGACGGCAAGCATGACGATCGCGATACAGACGGCAAGCAGTACCAGCTGATTCACAAGACCGAACTGCTGGCCCATGTGGACGCTGATGCCCCATTCAATCGCTTTGGCAAACGGCCCGTAGTCGGCGTAGCTGACATCAATAAGTGGCTTGCCGGTGTACTGGTCGAGATGAACGACCCGCTGGCTCGCAAGATCGTCGGGGAAGACCGAACCGGTATACACGCCTGATGCGTCGGCCGGCAGGTTGACCGCATAACCCTTGTGAAGACCAAGCTTCTCAAACGTGGCGACGGCTTCATCAAGGCCTACGGGTTGACCGTCTTGTGCCGGAGATTGCGGCACCTTGGCCTGCTCCAGAGACCAGGACATCTGGGCAACGTGATTGGCGTGTTCGTCCGACATGGGGACCCCGGTCCAGACGCCGTTGGGATAGCCGTAGTTGTTGCCGTTCACCCAATCATTGACCTTGGCGCCCCAGACGCCGGACCACGGCATTCCGGTGATTGCCAGGAACACGATGAAGAAACCGACGAAGACGCCTGTCACGGCATGGGTATCGCGCCAGAAGACACGGCGGCGCGGCGTTCCCCTTACACTCAGCACCCCTCCGGTCTGGCGCCGTGGCCACCACAGATAGATGCCGGTGCCGACCAGCAAAATCGACCAGCCACCGGCGATCTCGATGAGGGCGCGTGTGAACGAGCCGAAATATTTGAGACTGTGCAGGTAGCGGATCGTCCACATCACCGTGCCGCGGTCGGGCAGGGTGCCGAGCACCTTACCAGAGTAAGGATCGACATAGACGGCGAGCTTGCCCTGATCGGACGTCTCGACCGTCACTTCGGCGGAACTGTCGGGCGAGGCGGGGTCGGTGAATTTGACGGCCGTTCCCGGATTGGCGGTCAGCGCTGCGGCGACCATCTGTGAAGGTGCTGCCTTTGTCACGCCTTCCTGGATTTCGACGCGCTTGAGGTCGGAATGGATGATGCCGTCGATCTCATCCTTGAACAGATAGAGCGCTCCCGTCAGCGCAAGCGTGATCATGAAGGGCAGGACAAGCAGACCTGCGTAGAAATGCCAGCGCCAGACGGCGCGATAAAGGTCGGACGCGGAGCGCGCAACGATGCCTGCGGGCTCCCGCCCGAGGGTGAGTTCGGACATGGGTTTCTCCTGACGTTGTGAAATGCACGACAGCGTCGAGCCGTCGTGTTCGAACAGTGTGGTCAGGAAAGGAGTGGTGGTGCCCTCGGGCCTGGAACGAAGCCGCGCAACGAGGGCGTGAACGGGTTCGACGCAAGCGGCAGGCGAACTGGCTCAGCTCTGGTCGCGGTCAGATAGACATGATCTTGTCCACCCACGACGGCCGGAGCAGCCAAACCCGCGATGTTGCACAGGGCAGCGCAAGGGCAGGTGCTGCCCTTTCCGGCTGGTCCGGTTGGATCCGACGAAGACTCCGCGCCATCGGTGGTGCAGATGACATGCAGCGGATCGGCGGCCGAGGCGGCCATCGCGCCCTGGGTCATGCCGGAGACGAAAGCCTGCAGCAGGAACAGATAGACAAGGATGGCTGCAACGGCCGTGGCCGTCAGCCTGTCCCTGAAAATGTCCCGCATCGCTCCCATCGGCTTCAGATGCCAGACTCCCGGCCTGAAGTCACTGCGGCAGATGGGTTGCGGTCGCTCGCATCGGCATTTTCCCGGGCTGGGGCGCCTCGGCCGGCAACAGCCACAGCGACTGGTGCGTTACCTCACCACTTGACCGTAGCACCGGCTCCGAAAACGCGGCCGCGACCGATGTAAACGCCGCGTACGCCGGGCGCCATCGTCAGCGAGTAAGCCAGCGGCCGCTCGTCGAGCAGATTGTTGACGAAACCGTAGAAGCCGTACTTCTCGTTTTCCCAGCCGATGCGGGCATTGATGGTGTGATAGGGCTCCAACTCTTCCTTGTCGGCGAGATCGGAGACGCGCGTCCCGACATATTGATAGCTGACGTTGGCGGTAAAGTTGCCGCTTACCCCCAGCGCCTCGCCGGGCAACCGATAGCCGAGGCCGAGATTGGCGGTCCACTCCGGCACCTGTGGCACCCGGTTGCCTTCGCGCGCACCCGTCAGCATCGATTCCGCCGTCACGTCGACCATCTCGGATTTCGTGTATCCGATGCCTCCCGTCAATTCGAGGCCGTCGGTCAGCTCGGCGGAGCCGCCAAGCTCCAGGCCGTAGCTGCGGAAATTCTGGTTGGTCATGAAGACGCGCATCGTCGCCAGATCGAAACCGCTGAGCTGGCCGTCGCGCACATCATTGTAGAAAACAGCCCCGCGCACGGCGATGCCGTCGGCCAGATTGGCTTTGGTGCCGATTTCGTATGTCCAGCTCTTGGCAGGGTCGAATTTCAACGAAGGCATGCCGAACCCCGCATATTGTGAGGTCTTTTCGAAGCCGCCTGAAGCATAGCCGCGGGCGATGGAGGCATAGCTCATCACGTCCGCGTTCCAGTTGTAGGCGATCGCGGCGCGTCCGGTCATGTAGGTATCCGAGGTCTCGCTGGCCTGTTGGAACGCAGGGATCGTGCCGGGGAAACCATTTGTCACGTAGTTGCCGTCGAACGTCTGGCGATCGTGCGCCAGTCGAAGTCCACCCGAAATGGACCAATGCTCATTCAGCGGGACAGTCGCGTCGCCGAAGGCGGCATAGGTTTCGCTGGTCATCTTGTTGTCGAAGGTGCCGTTCATCGTCGGGAACGGCGTCCTGTCTTGCGATGGAAGTCGTAGTCGGAACGCAGGTAGCTTGCTCCTGCAACCCATTGCCAATCTGATGACTCTGAGGAGTTCAGGCGGAACTCCTGGGTAAAGATGCGCTCTTTCTCGTCCGAATCAACCTTGTCGGCTGCTGGGTTGAACAGGAACTGCGGCGGCAGGCCGAGATAGGGGCCGTAGAGATAGGAATCCGTGAAGTCGCCGAAGTTCGAGACGCCGATGTCCTGATAGCTGGTTGTCGAGGTGAAGCTGACGTTCTCGAAGTCCTTGCGGATGTTGATCGTGCCCTGCGCGATGGTGCGCAGGTTCTTTGGCTCGACATCTTCGCCGCTGATGGGGAAGTCGGGGTGATTGTAGAGCAGATAGGCGGGGTTGTTTCTCTGGTCGCGGCTGTATGAGCCGCTGACATCGATGGTCCACGTCGCGTCGGGCGTATAACGCACGGTTCCGCGCGCCGCGCCGACCTTGGCGCCACCGAGGTCCTTGTCGAGGTATGGGTTGGGG
This genomic window contains:
- a CDS encoding LLM class flavin-dependent oxidoreductase — translated: MSVVFTFVSPASTDRSNAAAERHAVRSRVTPASAWRAGFQSWLSDGQSNSLNVVDRAVAGEIEQQQILLTHGAGELDPVTAARRLAALQLRHGGRIALRVPARGLVDTDRQPSHIAFWRRIDEYLTLLKRLWANEKPIDHEGPFYSVVGGFVPRKSARGIAVPIRMAGLSGTALNVAGKHADVFELAAMSPDEARLLASRVRAAAARHGRQGKVRFALPVVFDAAGQETAASGQSILSQKPAQAALQLLSFVDAGVSEFMVRGIGTADGLDAFEHVVSFVQNSSSRREAAWAASAGVAAGRFDMVPAGSH
- a CDS encoding TonB-dependent receptor, with translation MNGTFDNKMTSETYAAFGDATVPLNEHWSISGGLRLAHDRQTFDGNYVTNGFPGTIPAFQQASETSDTYMTGRAAIAYNWNADVMSYASIARGYASGGFEKTSQYAGFGMPSLKFDPAKSWTYEIGTKANLADGIAVRGAVFYNDVRDGQLSGFDLATMRVFMTNQNFRSYGLELGGSAELTDGLELTGGIGYTKSEMVDVTAESMLTGAREGNRVPQVPEWTANLGLGYRLPGEALGVSGNFTANVSYQYVGTRVSDLADKEELEPYHTINARIGWENEKYGFYGFVNNLLDERPLAYSLTMAPGVRGVYIGRGRVFGAGATVKW
- a CDS encoding amino acid aminotransferase, which encodes MFEDLQPAPTDKILALIGLYRADPRTDKVDLGVGVYKDRDGKTAVMRAVREAETRLLQNQDTKTYLGLAGDLAFNEVMTRLVFGDGADLTRIRAAQAPGGSGALRLAAELLKRTRPGATIWISNPTWPNHIPMMREAGLTIAEYPYFDAASGSVRFDDMLATLKTAKPGDAVLLHGCCHNPTGANLTIEQWAKVADLLVEGGLLPFVDIAYQGFGEGLEADAAGLRLIAGKVPEMLVASSCSKNFAVYRDRVGAAMILAKNGAEADIALSHMLAAARTLYSMPPDHGAAAVRIVLQDEKLRADWETELEEMRQRMLRLRVAFAEALRRQSNSDRFDFVAEHRGMFSRLGLTEAQVDRLRTEHGVYMVGDSRINVAGLPEDGLDKLAKAIVSVLE
- a CDS encoding FAD-dependent oxidoreductase; this encodes MIERSRNSVIIIGGGASGVILAAHLLRSNDPGLRVTVIERRESFGKGMAYSAALPDHLLNVAATNMSAYPDDPSHYWRWLQEKQLVQTDTGPVYTSRSTYGRYLQDILERLAEDERTTGRLRLIRQECTGVVTTPAGVEARLADGTSLVGHIAVLATGHDQEPAPDQNFAVRMGSADDTPLDPDAPVLILGTGLSMVDAWLTLEHRGHKGEITAVSRRGLLPWPHQKGNPIKLDSADIPLGTELSYFVDWFHKLVRETEKAGGNWRDVVDGLRPFNQRIWQNWPSTAKRRFLEHTKAWWDIHRHRMPPQIHARVNQAVRSGQLKLLAARVVGTASDNGDRLVKLLPRRSRDTETLRVARIYDCTGIVKDVSTGSVAVIRSLTDRGLARADPLRLGLDVTLDCAVIDRGGSASDRLFAVGPLTRGTFFEIDAVPDIRNQTAKLAGQLTQRTAPGFR
- a CDS encoding DUF2946 family protein — encoded protein: MRDIFRDRLTATAVAAILVYLFLLQAFVSGMTQGAMAASAADPLHVICTTDGAESSSDPTGPAGKGSTCPCAALCNIAGLAAPAVVGGQDHVYLTATRAEPVRLPLASNPFTPSLRGFVPGPRAPPLLS
- a CDS encoding PepSY domain-containing protein; translated protein: MSELTLGREPAGIVARSASDLYRAVWRWHFYAGLLVLPFMITLALTGALYLFKDEIDGIIHSDLKRVEIQEGVTKAAPSQMVAAALTANPGTAVKFTDPASPDSSAEVTVETSDQGKLAVYVDPYSGKVLGTLPDRGTVMWTIRYLHSLKYFGSFTRALIEIAGGWSILLVGTGIYLWWPRRQTGGVLSVRGTPRRRVFWRDTHAVTGVFVGFFIVFLAITGMPWSGVWGAKVNDWVNGNNYGYPNGVWTGVPMSDEHANHVAQMSWSLEQAKVPQSPAQDGQPVGLDEAVATFEKLGLHKGYAVNLPADASGVYTGSVFPDDLASQRVVHLDQYTGKPLIDVSYADYGPFAKAIEWGISVHMGQQFGLVNQLVLLAVCIAIVMLAVSAGIMWWKRRPSGSLGVPPQPGDNRVFRGLLAILLVGGLIFPLVGISLVIMLALDWTYSRIRGPRTA